The nucleotide sequence ATATTCCTGGATTGTATTTAACCCACAAGTGTCCAAAAATAGCCATCAGGAGCCATAAAGGAAAAGCTGGGTTCTTGAAACTCATTCTGAATAATTTCTGTGACTTGGGTGGCTGCACTAGCTTTAACCCGCTCCCAAAACTCGGAAATGGGTTGAACTCGATAGGTATAAAGAGATATCCCCAACTGGCCTGGGCGTGACTCTAGCAGCTTATTTTCTAAAGCCATGGCCTGGGGAAAGCGAATCACTTTGAGGCGACCGGATCGGACTTGACTTATATCTGTTACCGATGAGCGTGGATCGTCAAAATCAGTGGTGTAGTAATAATCTCCAGGCCCCAGATCCAAAATCGGTCGAGCAGCGGGGTTATCTTCATAGCGATCCACCAGGCCATCCCGTGCCCGCAATAGTCCTAAAACTTGATCATAAAAATCCAGCACCTCGCTACTATCATCTTGAATCACCAGGCCAACATGGGTGATTTGACTCGTTTGGAAAAAAGAATGGGGGTTAACGGAGCCGTAGTGAGGTAATTGATAGTTAAATCGCTGGAAGAAAACGTGACGGGTCAATGGGGTCAGCCACAAACTTTCACGCACTCCCAATAATGGGTCAACCCAGGCCCGGGCAGGAGTAGCTGAAGCATAAATTTGACTCCAAAGAGGCTCGGTGTAGCGATAGGTATCAGGAGATCGCTGGGCCAGAAGTTCAAAGTGATTGAGAAGATTCAAGAGATCATTGGTTAAAGTCGTTCCCCAGCGATTCCCGATCACCTTCATTGAAGCCAAACCCAGGCCAGGCCCCGTCGGGCTTTCCCAGGCCATGAGTCGAAGTAAACCATGATCGGCATTTTGATGAAGCAGTCTGACGGATTGCAGCCCAGAGCGCACACCATACAACCGCTCTGCACCCTCAGGAGATAACCGTCCAATCTCACCGATCCGATAACCAAACTGCTGCCAATACTGCACCTGAGCCAGTAAATCCAGTGTGCCAATCCCCACCTCATAAATGCCTTGAATCGTTCCCATACCTCGCCTCAAGCCAGTTTTAGAGTCTTAGTCATCCAACACCTAGAGCCGTCCCTGAATTAGCCCAGACTTAACCATTGCATAAACTTCAGTCTGTATGCGAGAATCAAAAACTAATGTACAGTAACTCACTCGGTTTTTAGTATTTTAAGTAGGTCGTTTATGTCTTTATCTCTATCCCAGCCTCCTATCTCTCAACAGCGTGTCCCCATCACCCACCAGGCCTGGAGTTGGCCAAGACGGTTTTGGTGGTCATTCCAATCCTTGTTAACGGTTGCCAAACTTTTACCTCTGATTTTTGCCAGCCTTGTCTATCTGGGCCTATGGTCTTTGGGACGGCAACTCACGGGTAAGAAAAAAGCAACCTTGGCCCCATACCCCCAATATTCATCCCAAATTTGAGTTTTTCGTTATGCTCTGACATATTGGAACCCTCTGGGCAAGTTAAGTCATGACCAAAAACATCGGGTTACGTCCCGCCATCCTGTTCGTGGGGCTTGCCAACCTCAGTTACTTTTTCGTGGAATTTTGGGTTGCCCGACACATCAACTCAGTTTCCCTATTTGCCGATAGTATTGATTTTCTCGAAGATGCCGCCGTTAATTTCCTCATCCTTGTTGCCTTAGGCTGGCCTGCAAAAACACGAGCATTTGTTGGGATGTTCCTCTCGGGTGTGCTGCTGATTCCGGCGATTGCATTGGCCTGGGCCGTCTGGCAGAAATTTGCTACCCCAACACCACCGGAACCTTGGTTATTGTCTGGCACTGGCCTGGGTGCGCTGGTTGTTAATCTGGTCTGTGCCTTTGTCATCTCTAAATATCGCCATCACGAGGGCAGTTTAGTTAAAGCGGCGTTTCTTTCGGCCCGGAATGATGCCTTGGCCAATATTGCGATTATCGGGGCTGGCCTGGTGACATTGCTCTGGTTATCTGGCTGGCCCGATTTAATTGTGGGGATTGGAATTTTAATCATGAATGCCGATGCTGCCAAGGCCATTTGGAAAGCGGCTAGAGATGAACACACCTTAGCTGAGCCTTAGAAAAGTACCTAAACTCAGTCCCAACGCCTGAATATTCATCTGTTCTCTCAAGTGGGAATCTTGA is from Synechococcus sp. PCC 6312 and encodes:
- a CDS encoding cation transporter — protein: MTKNIGLRPAILFVGLANLSYFFVEFWVARHINSVSLFADSIDFLEDAAVNFLILVALGWPAKTRAFVGMFLSGVLLIPAIALAWAVWQKFATPTPPEPWLLSGTGLGALVVNLVCAFVISKYRHHEGSLVKAAFLSARNDALANIAIIGAGLVTLLWLSGWPDLIVGIGILIMNADAAKAIWKAARDEHTLAEP